The Paenibacillus sp. FSL R7-0204 genome includes a region encoding these proteins:
- the gap gene encoding type I glyceraldehyde-3-phosphate dehydrogenase — translation MSVKVGINGFGRIGRLAFRRIQNVEGIEVVAINDLTDAKMLAHLLKYDTTQGKFQGDVEVHDGFFKVNGKDVKVLANRNPEELPWGELGVDIVLECTGFFTTKEAAEKHLKGGAKKVVISAPATGDMKTVVYNVNDDILDGSETVISGASCTTNCLAPMAKVLNDKFGIIEGLMTTIHAYTGDQNTLDAPHAKGDFRRARAAAENIIPNTTGAAKAIGLVIPELKGKLDGAAQRVPVATGSLTELVTVLDKSVTVEEINAAMKEASDPETYGYTEDEIVSSDIKGMTFGSLFDATQTKVLTVGDKQLVKTVAWYDNEMSYTAQLVRTLEKFAKLAK, via the coding sequence ATGAGTGTAAAAGTTGGTATTAACGGTTTTGGACGTATTGGACGCCTTGCATTCCGCCGTATTCAAAATGTAGAAGGTATCGAAGTGGTAGCAATCAATGACTTGACTGACGCTAAGATGCTTGCTCATTTGCTTAAATATGATACAACTCAAGGTAAATTCCAGGGAGACGTTGAAGTTCATGACGGATTCTTCAAAGTAAACGGTAAAGATGTTAAGGTTCTGGCGAACCGCAACCCTGAAGAACTTCCTTGGGGAGAGCTTGGCGTTGATATCGTTCTGGAATGTACTGGTTTCTTCACAACTAAAGAAGCCGCTGAGAAGCACCTGAAAGGCGGAGCTAAGAAAGTAGTTATTTCCGCTCCAGCTACAGGCGATATGAAAACTGTTGTGTACAACGTTAACGATGACATCCTTGACGGTTCCGAAACAGTAATCTCCGGTGCATCTTGCACAACGAACTGCCTGGCTCCTATGGCCAAAGTTCTGAACGACAAGTTCGGTATCATCGAAGGCCTGATGACAACTATCCACGCTTACACAGGTGACCAGAATACTCTTGATGCTCCACACGCAAAAGGCGACTTCAGACGCGCCCGCGCTGCTGCTGAGAACATCATCCCTAACACTACCGGTGCTGCTAAAGCCATCGGCCTGGTTATTCCAGAACTGAAGGGCAAACTTGACGGTGCAGCACAACGTGTGCCTGTAGCTACAGGTTCCCTGACTGAGCTGGTTACTGTTCTGGATAAGAGCGTAACCGTTGAAGAAATCAATGCAGCCATGAAAGAAGCTTCTGACCCAGAAACTTATGGCTACACTGAAGATGAAATCGTATCTTCCGACATCAAGGGTATGACTTTCGGTTCCCTGTTCGATGCAACTCAGACTAAAGTACTGACTGTTGGCGACAAACAGCTGGTTAAAACTGTTGCTTGGTATGACAATGAAATGTCCTACACTGCACAGCTGGTTCGTACTTTGGAGAAATTCGCTAAGCTTGCTAAATAA
- a CDS encoding SIMPL domain-containing protein — translation MRKWGKSIGAVLLAGSLMIGGMGLSGVLKGPETAYADEVQKNIVNVVGKGELSIKPDIAYLSIGVTTTAETAQEAQKGTAAKVSKLTALFKTTWGIADKDIQSTQFYVQPNYTYSEKDGQKVKGYNAQHTLEVAYRDLTKVGQLLDAASAAGANNIGNVRFAIEDPSAFEAQAIEKAMQNADVKAAAIAKAAKRGLGQVVTVVQSDDGNNPVVYAEAASMQKMSMDNAAGSSVEPGQVKVVTQLNVTYELK, via the coding sequence ATGAGAAAATGGGGTAAATCGATTGGAGCAGTACTGCTGGCAGGGAGCTTGATGATTGGAGGAATGGGGTTGAGCGGAGTGCTAAAGGGTCCTGAAACGGCTTACGCTGATGAGGTGCAGAAGAATATTGTGAACGTGGTGGGCAAAGGCGAGCTGTCGATCAAACCGGATATCGCGTATCTCTCCATCGGGGTAACGACAACTGCCGAAACCGCGCAGGAAGCACAGAAAGGCACAGCCGCGAAGGTCTCCAAGCTGACCGCCTTGTTCAAGACCACTTGGGGTATTGCGGACAAGGACATTCAGAGCACCCAGTTCTACGTTCAGCCTAACTACACTTACAGCGAGAAGGACGGCCAGAAGGTAAAAGGCTATAACGCCCAGCATACCCTGGAGGTCGCTTACCGGGATCTGACAAAGGTTGGACAATTGCTGGACGCTGCCTCGGCGGCTGGAGCGAACAACATCGGCAATGTGCGGTTTGCCATTGAAGATCCATCGGCCTTTGAAGCACAGGCGATTGAGAAGGCTATGCAGAATGCAGATGTCAAAGCAGCAGCTATTGCCAAAGCAGCCAAACGCGGATTGGGTCAGGTAGTCACTGTTGTTCAGAGCGATGACGGGAATAACCCGGTGGTCTACGCTGAAGCGGCTTCCATGCAAAAGATGTCCATGGATAATGCTGCCGGAAGCTCCGTTGAACCCGGGCAGGTCAAGGTTGTTACCCAATTGAATGTAACGTATGAACTGAAATAA
- the clpP gene encoding ATP-dependent Clp endopeptidase proteolytic subunit ClpP, giving the protein MSYIPMVVEQSNRGERAYDIYSRLLKDRIIFLGTEVNDVVANSIIAQMLFLAAEDPDKDIHLYVNSPGGSITAGMAIFDTMQYIKPDVSTICVGMAASMGAFLLNAGAKGKRFALPNSEIMIHQPLGGAQGQASDIEIRARRIIKLREKLNRILSERTGQPLEKIEKDTDRDYFMSAADAAEYGIVDKVIEKTLPTGV; this is encoded by the coding sequence GTGAGTTATATTCCTATGGTAGTAGAACAGAGCAACCGCGGTGAGCGCGCTTATGACATCTATTCCCGCCTGCTGAAGGACCGCATCATTTTCCTTGGAACGGAGGTTAATGACGTGGTTGCCAATTCCATCATCGCACAAATGCTCTTCCTGGCTGCCGAGGACCCGGATAAGGATATTCACCTGTATGTGAACAGCCCAGGCGGTTCCATCACAGCGGGTATGGCCATCTTCGATACAATGCAATACATTAAGCCGGATGTATCCACCATCTGTGTAGGTATGGCCGCTTCCATGGGAGCGTTCCTGCTGAACGCCGGCGCCAAGGGCAAGCGCTTCGCCCTGCCGAACAGCGAGATCATGATTCACCAGCCGCTAGGCGGTGCCCAGGGCCAGGCTTCGGATATCGAGATCCGCGCCCGCCGCATCATCAAGCTGCGTGAGAAGCTGAACCGCATCCTGTCCGAGCGTACAGGCCAGCCGCTGGAGAAGATCGAGAAGGATACTGACCGCGATTACTTCATGAGCGCTGCAGACGCTGCAGAATATGGTATCGTGGACAAGGTAATTGAGAAGACTTTGCCGACAGGCGTATAA
- a CDS encoding GDSL-type esterase/lipase family protein translates to MVYAYTAIGDSLTTGFGALPGNGFVPVYRRMAEGRLGTPVVPANLGVNGLTTGGLKQRLRSSNVYRAAVKDAQIITLSIGGNDLIKAARAAGPRPGEFQGLLQQALRDCKRNYSDIMGSLTQLKAGSRSPYIIRMVGLYNPYPQVNEATEWVREFNRYAAGYSSNNVGFASVYHEFAGNERGLLFLDHIHPNGRGYRVIAGKLDALGYGGLR, encoded by the coding sequence ATGGTCTATGCTTATACAGCGATCGGGGATTCACTTACAACCGGCTTCGGGGCGCTGCCCGGGAACGGCTTCGTCCCCGTCTACCGGCGGATGGCGGAAGGGAGGCTGGGCACGCCGGTGGTGCCGGCGAATCTTGGTGTCAACGGTCTGACCACCGGGGGGCTGAAGCAACGGCTGAGGAGCTCAAATGTCTACCGGGCAGCGGTGAAGGATGCGCAGATCATTACGCTGTCCATTGGCGGCAATGACTTGATTAAGGCAGCCCGGGCAGCCGGGCCCCGGCCCGGCGAATTCCAGGGCTTGCTTCAGCAGGCGCTTAGGGACTGCAAGCGTAACTACAGCGACATCATGGGTAGCCTGACACAGCTCAAAGCAGGTTCCCGCAGCCCCTACATCATCCGGATGGTAGGCCTGTATAATCCATACCCACAGGTGAATGAAGCAACAGAGTGGGTGCGGGAGTTCAACCGCTATGCAGCAGGCTACAGCAGCAATAACGTAGGGTTTGCTTCGGTATACCATGAATTTGCCGGTAATGAGCGGGGGCTGCTGTTCCTGGACCATATTCACCCGAATGGCAGAGGCTACCGCGTAATTGCAGGCAAACTGGATGCCCTGGGGTACGGAGGTTTAAGGTAG
- the gpmI gene encoding 2,3-bisphosphoglycerate-independent phosphoglycerate mutase, whose translation MSAPRPVALIIMDGFGLRNTDEGNAVAQANKPNYDRYLKQYPNTTLTACGEAVGLPEGQMGNSEVGHLNIGAGRIVYQDLTRIDKSIRDGEFFENETLVAAVRSAKSTGKKLHLYALVSDGGVHSHINHLFAMLDLAKKEDLHEVYIHAFMDGRDVAPDSGQKFIQDLVGKIEEVGVGTIATVSGRYFAMDRDKRWERVEKAYRAMVYGEGPKYTDALQAITASYQNSVFDEFVEPSVIVDSQNNPVATVESGDSVIFLNFRPDRAIQLSQVFTNSDFRGFDRGPKFPQGLHFVCLTTFSETVQGFVAYSPKNLDNTLGEVLVQQNKKQLRIAETEKYPHVTFFFSGGRDEELPGETRILINSPKVATYDMKPEMSAYEVAAACVAEIEADRQDAIILNFANPDMVGHSGMLEPTIKAVEVTDECVGKVVDAVVAKGGVAIIIADHGNADMVFDENGRPFTAHTTNPVPFIVTTEDVVLREAGILADVAPTILDLMGLPQPAEMTGQSMIASRK comes from the coding sequence ATGTCAGCTCCAAGACCAGTAGCACTGATTATCATGGACGGCTTCGGACTGCGTAACACGGATGAAGGCAACGCTGTTGCCCAAGCCAACAAGCCGAACTACGACCGTTACCTGAAGCAATATCCGAATACTACGCTTACCGCTTGCGGCGAAGCTGTAGGTCTGCCGGAAGGCCAAATGGGTAACTCTGAAGTAGGGCACCTTAACATTGGTGCCGGCCGTATTGTATACCAGGACCTGACCCGTATCGACAAGTCGATACGCGATGGGGAATTCTTCGAGAACGAAACGCTGGTGGCTGCCGTAAGAAGCGCCAAATCAACCGGCAAAAAACTTCACCTCTATGCACTGGTATCCGATGGCGGCGTACACAGCCACATCAATCACCTGTTCGCCATGCTCGATCTGGCTAAAAAAGAAGATCTGCATGAAGTCTATATTCATGCCTTCATGGATGGCCGTGACGTAGCACCTGACAGTGGACAGAAGTTCATTCAGGATCTGGTCGGCAAGATTGAAGAGGTTGGCGTAGGTACGATAGCTACGGTATCCGGACGCTACTTCGCGATGGACCGTGACAAACGCTGGGAACGTGTAGAGAAGGCTTATCGTGCAATGGTATATGGCGAAGGCCCTAAATATACCGATGCCCTTCAGGCCATCACTGCATCCTACCAGAATTCTGTGTTCGATGAATTCGTGGAGCCAAGTGTGATTGTAGACAGCCAGAACAATCCGGTAGCGACAGTGGAGAGCGGCGATTCTGTCATTTTCCTTAACTTCCGTCCTGACCGTGCGATCCAGCTGTCACAAGTGTTCACGAACTCGGATTTCCGCGGCTTCGACCGTGGTCCTAAGTTCCCGCAAGGCCTGCACTTCGTATGCCTGACTACCTTCAGTGAGACGGTTCAAGGCTTCGTGGCTTACTCCCCGAAGAACCTGGACAACACGCTCGGTGAAGTGCTGGTTCAGCAGAACAAGAAGCAGCTGCGTATTGCAGAGACGGAGAAGTATCCGCATGTGACCTTCTTCTTCAGCGGCGGACGCGATGAGGAGCTTCCGGGCGAGACCCGTATCCTGATCAACTCGCCGAAAGTGGCAACCTATGATATGAAGCCAGAGATGAGCGCTTACGAAGTGGCGGCGGCCTGCGTAGCGGAGATCGAAGCGGATAGACAGGATGCCATTATCCTGAACTTTGCTAACCCTGATATGGTAGGACACTCCGGCATGCTGGAGCCTACAATCAAGGCGGTTGAAGTAACGGACGAATGCGTAGGCAAGGTTGTGGATGCTGTAGTTGCCAAGGGCGGCGTTGCTATTATCATTGCCGACCACGGGAATGCGGATATGGTATTCGATGAGAACGGACGTCCGTTCACAGCCCATACCACTAACCCGGTTCCGTTCATCGTTACCACTGAAGATGTAGTACTGCGTGAAGCTGGTATTCTCGCAGATGTGGCACCGACGATCCTGGATCTGATGGGACTTCCGCAGCCTGCGGAAATGACCGGACAATCCATGATTGCCAGCCGCAAATAA
- a CDS encoding phosphoglycerate kinase: MNKKSVRDVEVKGKRVFVRVDFNVPVEDGKITDDTRIRETLPTIKYLIENGAKVILASHMGRPKGEFVDSMRLTSAAVRLSELLGKPVAKADEAIGEAVKAKIAELNDGDVLVLENVRFYKGEEKNDPELAKQFAELADLFVNDAFGAAHRAHASTEGIAHFLPAVSGLLMEKELSVLGKALSNPERPFTAIIGGSKVKDKIDVIDNLLNLADNVLIGGGLSYTFTKAQGFEIGKSLVDNDKIDAALGFIEKAKKLGKNFVLPVDVVVADKFGADANTKIVDVTEIPADWEGLDIGPKTREIYADIIKNSKLVVWNGPMGVFEIDKFAEGTIAVAQACATTEGYTVIGGGDSAAAAEKFHLADQMDHISTGGGASLEFMEGKALPGVEALNDK, encoded by the coding sequence ATGAACAAAAAAAGTGTCCGTGATGTAGAAGTAAAAGGCAAACGCGTATTCGTGCGTGTAGATTTCAATGTGCCAGTGGAAGACGGCAAGATCACTGATGATACCCGTATCCGCGAAACCCTTCCAACAATTAAATACCTGATTGAGAACGGTGCAAAGGTCATTCTGGCCAGCCATATGGGCCGTCCTAAAGGCGAATTCGTTGATTCCATGCGGTTGACTTCCGCTGCAGTCCGTTTGTCTGAATTGCTCGGCAAACCGGTAGCCAAGGCTGATGAGGCCATTGGCGAAGCGGTAAAAGCGAAAATCGCTGAACTGAACGATGGCGATGTGCTTGTGCTTGAGAATGTCCGTTTCTACAAAGGTGAAGAGAAGAATGATCCTGAACTGGCTAAGCAGTTCGCTGAACTGGCTGACCTGTTCGTCAATGACGCATTCGGCGCAGCTCACCGTGCCCATGCTTCGACAGAAGGAATCGCTCACTTCCTGCCTGCAGTATCCGGTCTTCTGATGGAGAAGGAATTGTCCGTTCTCGGCAAGGCGCTTTCTAACCCGGAACGTCCTTTCACTGCCATCATCGGCGGTTCCAAGGTTAAAGACAAGATTGACGTTATCGACAACCTGCTGAATCTGGCTGACAATGTACTGATTGGCGGCGGCCTCTCTTACACGTTCACCAAGGCTCAAGGTTTCGAAATCGGTAAATCCCTGGTAGACAACGATAAGATTGATGCAGCGCTTGGATTCATCGAGAAGGCCAAGAAGCTGGGCAAGAACTTCGTGCTTCCGGTTGACGTTGTAGTCGCTGACAAGTTCGGTGCAGATGCCAACACTAAGATTGTAGATGTAACCGAGATTCCTGCGGACTGGGAAGGTCTGGACATCGGTCCTAAGACTCGTGAAATCTATGCCGATATTATCAAAAACTCCAAGCTGGTTGTATGGAATGGACCTATGGGCGTATTTGAAATCGATAAATTTGCTGAAGGTACTATTGCCGTAGCTCAGGCTTGTGCAACTACTGAAGGCTACACAGTTATCGGCGGCGGAGATTCCGCAGCAGCAGCTGAGAAATTCCACCTCGCAGACCAGATGGATCACATCTCCACTGGCGGCGGCGCATCGCTCGAGTTCATGGAAGGCAAGGCTCTTCCAGGTGTAGAAGCACTGAACGACAAGTAA
- a CDS encoding PdaC/SigV domain-containing protein, translated as MNSNSKKYIRRWGAGMLAAGILLGGTGILHADITEAAPAAVQAKAKSSSVVLKVNGKSTAQAGLLQEGKVWVPVTFLRDALGMPLSYDKAAKTYTIGTGAAQTKLTINDYGISVMVNNYYVGEGKQLNNRLYVSSELLSDYLGYKVDGSAAAGRLNVMKKVQNAVTIKTVSYVKDHKDAPIRLDYPQVSGLASAEAEKAINDLIKQTVLNYAKDAEDQISKRSKDDRPYEFEGGYVVTYNQDGVLSLITNQYGYTGGAHGMTYRNAFTFSLKDGKRLLLGDLFGANPNYKKQLNAKLATEIKANGGYLGGFNGLNTEKYFYLKDGKAVLFFQLYEYTAYAEGFPEFNFSFKELLPDGSSPFAALK; from the coding sequence ATGAATTCGAACTCTAAGAAATACATCCGCAGATGGGGTGCGGGAATGCTCGCAGCAGGAATTCTGCTGGGCGGAACAGGAATCCTTCATGCAGATATTACGGAGGCCGCTCCGGCAGCTGTTCAGGCCAAAGCCAAATCCTCCTCGGTAGTGCTGAAGGTTAACGGTAAAAGCACAGCCCAGGCGGGCCTGCTTCAGGAAGGAAAGGTATGGGTCCCGGTAACCTTCCTGCGCGATGCGCTGGGGATGCCGCTCTCTTATGATAAAGCAGCGAAGACGTACACCATCGGGACAGGGGCTGCTCAGACAAAGCTGACGATCAATGATTATGGCATTTCTGTTATGGTGAACAATTATTATGTCGGTGAAGGCAAGCAGCTGAATAACCGGCTGTATGTTTCCTCTGAGCTGCTTAGCGATTACTTGGGCTACAAAGTAGACGGGAGCGCAGCAGCAGGACGGCTGAATGTTATGAAGAAAGTGCAGAATGCGGTAACCATCAAAACAGTGAGCTATGTGAAGGATCATAAGGATGCGCCTATCCGGCTGGATTATCCGCAGGTCAGCGGCCTGGCAAGTGCAGAAGCAGAGAAGGCGATCAATGATCTGATCAAGCAGACCGTTCTGAACTATGCGAAGGATGCTGAAGATCAAATCTCCAAGCGGTCCAAGGATGACCGGCCGTATGAATTCGAAGGCGGTTATGTGGTCACGTATAACCAGGATGGCGTGCTCAGCCTAATCACTAATCAATACGGGTATACCGGCGGTGCCCATGGGATGACTTACCGCAATGCGTTCACCTTCTCGCTCAAAGACGGGAAACGCCTGTTGCTGGGCGACCTGTTCGGTGCCAACCCTAATTACAAGAAACAGCTCAATGCCAAGCTGGCCACCGAGATCAAAGCTAACGGAGGATATCTGGGCGGGTTCAATGGACTGAATACCGAGAAGTACTTCTATCTGAAAGATGGCAAAGCGGTGCTCTTCTTCCAGTTATACGAATACACGGCATATGCCGAGGGCTTCCCGGAATTTAACTTCAGCTTCAAGGAACTCCTGCCCGATGGAAGCAGTCCGTTCGCGGCGCTGAAATAA
- a CDS encoding sugar-binding transcriptional regulator, with protein MRNLLEIQKQLLPDLMETLKRRYTILHQIMLSDIIGRRTLAASLDMTERVLRAETDLLKSQGLIEIESVGMRISDAGRRLLDLLEPVAKSLFGLDDLEEKIRTTYGLTKVIVVPGDCETSPFTKRELGRAGSKALLSVLRSDDTIAVTGGSTLAEMADQLTPPLSLSYKNAWVVPARGGLGESMEIQANTIASTMAKRIGANYRLLHVPDLLSGDAYESLAQDSNIGEIVQIIRRSRIIVHGIGDAIEMTHRRKLDSGTISEIQSEGAVAESFGYYFNENGEVVHTMRTMGLRLEDIIRTEVVIGIAGGKRKAKAIHAMLRFGQEDILVIDEAAAVEIGKEIDTQLQKVL; from the coding sequence ATGCGTAATCTATTGGAAATCCAAAAGCAGCTTCTGCCTGATCTCATGGAAACCCTTAAGAGACGGTATACGATTCTACATCAGATCATGCTGTCCGATATTATTGGGCGCAGGACGTTAGCCGCATCGCTTGATATGACCGAGCGGGTGCTGCGCGCCGAGACGGATCTTCTGAAATCGCAGGGGCTCATTGAGATCGAGAGCGTCGGTATGCGCATTAGCGATGCCGGTCGCAGACTGCTTGACCTGCTGGAGCCGGTCGCCAAGAGCCTATTCGGCCTGGATGATCTGGAAGAGAAAATTCGTACAACGTACGGTCTCACCAAAGTAATTGTGGTACCTGGCGATTGTGAGACATCGCCGTTCACCAAGCGTGAGCTGGGGCGCGCAGGCTCCAAGGCACTGCTCAGCGTACTGCGAAGTGATGATACGATTGCCGTCACAGGTGGATCAACACTGGCCGAGATGGCCGATCAGCTGACCCCGCCGCTATCCCTTTCCTATAAGAACGCCTGGGTTGTTCCGGCGCGTGGAGGACTGGGAGAGAGCATGGAGATACAGGCCAACACCATTGCTTCAACCATGGCCAAACGGATTGGCGCCAATTACCGTCTGCTGCATGTGCCCGATCTGCTTAGCGGAGACGCATATGAGTCGCTTGCGCAGGACTCCAATATTGGAGAGATTGTACAAATTATCCGCAGATCGCGTATTATTGTACATGGAATAGGCGACGCCATTGAAATGACCCACCGCCGCAAGCTGGACTCCGGGACGATCTCAGAGATTCAGAGCGAGGGAGCCGTAGCCGAGTCCTTCGGATACTATTTCAATGAGAATGGCGAAGTGGTTCATACGATGCGGACCATGGGGCTGCGCCTGGAAGACATTATCCGTACGGAAGTCGTTATCGGTATTGCCGGCGGCAAACGCAAGGCGAAGGCCATTCATGCGATGCTGCGGTTCGGGCAAGAGGATATTCTCGTCATCGACGAGGCGGCGGCTGTTGAAATCGGCAAGGAAATCGACACACAGCTACAAAAGGTCCTATAG
- a CDS encoding HPr family phosphocarrier protein has protein sequence MTKHPVVVRLKTGLHARPAALFVQEANKFSSEIFVEKDDKKVNAKSIMGIMSLAISSGTEIHISADGADAEQAVTALTSLVSKEELENQ, from the coding sequence ATGACAAAGCACCCGGTAGTTGTTCGGTTGAAGACGGGGCTCCATGCTCGGCCGGCAGCATTGTTTGTGCAAGAAGCTAATAAGTTTTCGTCGGAGATTTTCGTGGAAAAAGACGATAAAAAAGTGAACGCCAAGAGTATCATGGGCATTATGAGCCTTGCGATCAGTTCCGGTACAGAGATTCATATCAGCGCAGACGGTGCAGACGCGGAACAGGCTGTAACCGCTTTGACCAGTCTGGTAAGCAAGGAAGAGCTCGAGAATCAATAA
- the tpiA gene encoding triose-phosphate isomerase, producing the protein MSRTPIIAGNWKMFKTVPEAEGFIAEIKGQAEVAGVETVICAPFTNLPALVAAVQGTTIKIGAQNLHFEDNGAYTGEISGVMLKDLGVEYVIIGHSERRAYFGETDEIVNKKMHAAFRHGITPIVCVGEKLEEREADQTKDVCKVQTEAAFAGLSAEQAASVVIAYEPIWAIGTGKSSTSQDANEVIAYIRTLVKGLYDEATAEAVRIQYGGSVKPENVTEYMSQSDIDGALVGGASLQPASFVSLVEGAK; encoded by the coding sequence ATGAGTAGAACACCTATTATTGCAGGCAACTGGAAAATGTTCAAAACCGTTCCGGAAGCCGAAGGCTTCATTGCTGAAATCAAAGGCCAGGCGGAAGTGGCAGGCGTAGAGACTGTTATCTGCGCGCCATTCACTAACCTGCCTGCACTGGTTGCAGCGGTACAAGGCACCACCATCAAGATTGGTGCACAGAACCTTCACTTCGAAGATAACGGTGCTTATACAGGTGAGATCAGCGGCGTAATGCTGAAGGATCTTGGTGTAGAGTATGTTATTATCGGTCACTCCGAACGCCGTGCTTATTTCGGTGAGACGGACGAAATCGTCAACAAAAAAATGCATGCGGCATTCCGTCACGGCATTACTCCAATTGTCTGCGTAGGCGAAAAGCTTGAAGAGCGTGAAGCTGACCAGACTAAGGACGTATGTAAGGTTCAGACTGAAGCGGCATTTGCCGGTCTTAGCGCAGAGCAGGCAGCAAGCGTAGTTATCGCTTACGAGCCAATCTGGGCGATTGGTACAGGTAAATCCTCCACTTCCCAGGATGCCAACGAAGTTATTGCTTATATCCGGACCCTTGTTAAAGGCCTGTACGATGAAGCAACAGCTGAAGCAGTACGTATCCAATACGGCGGCAGCGTGAAGCCTGAGAATGTAACGGAGTACATGAGTCAAAGCGACATCGACGGCGCTCTAGTCGGCGGTGCCAGCCTGCAGCCTGCTTCCTTCGTTTCACTCGTTGAGGGGGCGAAGTAA
- the whiA gene encoding DNA-binding protein WhiA, translated as MSFAALTKKELTMVESPPCCEKAEMSALIRMNGSVQLSSKKVVLDISTENAAIARRVYSLLKKYYQVHIELLVRKKMRLKKNNVYIVRIPNQVQEILKDLRIVSEGFIFTDGIDEEIVAKNCCKRAYLRGAFMAGGSVNNPEGSSYHLEISSMYEEHCKALVELAGEFHLNARCIERKKGFILYIKEGEKIIEFLSLIGAHQALFKFEDVRIMRDMRNSVNRIVNCETANLNKTISAAVRQIENIKLLQREVGLESLPDKLREVAEIRLAHPDINLKEVGDMLGGTVSKSGVNHRLRKIDELADKVRGG; from the coding sequence TTGTCTTTTGCGGCCCTTACCAAAAAAGAGCTGACGATGGTCGAGAGCCCGCCCTGCTGCGAGAAAGCGGAAATGTCAGCGCTGATCCGAATGAACGGTTCGGTGCAGCTTTCGAGCAAAAAGGTGGTTCTCGACATTTCGACGGAGAACGCCGCGATTGCAAGGCGGGTATATTCTTTGCTTAAGAAATATTACCAGGTCCATATCGAGCTGCTCGTGCGTAAAAAAATGCGTTTGAAGAAGAATAACGTCTATATTGTAAGAATCCCGAACCAGGTCCAGGAGATACTGAAGGATCTGCGGATAGTCTCTGAAGGCTTTATTTTCACGGATGGGATTGATGAGGAGATTGTCGCAAAGAATTGCTGCAAGCGCGCCTATCTGCGCGGGGCCTTCATGGCCGGCGGTTCGGTTAATAACCCGGAGGGCTCTTCGTACCACTTGGAAATTTCTTCCATGTATGAGGAGCACTGCAAGGCGCTCGTTGAGCTGGCTGGTGAATTTCACCTGAATGCCCGCTGCATAGAACGCAAAAAAGGCTTCATCCTATACATCAAGGAAGGCGAGAAGATCATCGAGTTCCTCAGTCTGATCGGCGCCCATCAGGCGCTGTTCAAATTCGAGGATGTGCGGATCATGCGCGATATGCGTAACTCGGTCAACCGGATTGTGAACTGCGAAACGGCCAATCTGAACAAGACGATCAGTGCGGCAGTTCGCCAGATTGAGAACATCAAGCTGCTGCAGCGCGAGGTGGGTCTGGAAAGTTTGCCGGATAAGCTGCGGGAGGTTGCCGAGATCAGACTGGCGCACCCGGACATTAACCTCAAGGAAGTCGGGGATATGCTGGGCGGAACGGTCAGTAAATCGGGTGTGAACCACCGTTTGCGCAAAATTGATGAGCTGGCGGACAAGGTCCGCGGCGGCTGA